The Leptospira selangorensis genome segment ATTTTCTCTTTTGATCTCTCCGATCTCGGAGGCAATCTCCGCCCTGGCCTGGATAGCCTTTACGATTTCTTTGTCCAGGGAATCGATCTTGTCCCGGAACTCTTTCAATTTGTCGTTATTCTTGGCCATTCTCTATCAAATCATCCAGGTTTTCGAATTTTAATTCCTTCACTTCCACAGGGGCAGGTAAATCGGTCAGTTTATTTAATCCGAAATGTATTAAAAAATCTTTAGTGGTTCCGTACAATGCAGGTCTTCCCGGAACTTCTTTATTACCAACCGGTTTAACCAGTTTTTTAGATATAAGAGAAGTTACCATCGCCCTGGAAGAAACTCCCCGAATATCATCAATTTCAGATAATGTGATCGGCTGTTTATAAGCGATGATCGCTAAAGTATCCAAACTGGAACGTGAAAGTTGTTCTCTCTTCTTCTCTTTGAAGAGCCTTGCTAAAATTTCGGAATATTTTTCGTTCGTAGAAAATTGATAAGCGCCTGCGATCTCTCTAAGAACGAATCCTCCGTCCTTCTCTTGGTAATCCAAGATCAACTCGTCGAGTATATCGCGAGCTTCCTGTTTTTCGCAGTCTATGGATTTTGCGATACTGGCTAGTTTAAGCGGCTCTCCGGAAAGGAAAAGCAGCGCTTCTATCAGTCCTTTTAAGCCGGCTTTGTCGCGTTCCACGGTTCTCCCACCAAGAATATACGGATTTCGCCGAAAGTTTTATGCTGGCGGATGGATACAATTCTCTGTTTGCAGAGCTCCAACATTGCCAGAAAGACGGCTACTATCTCGGCTTTCTCCGGCTTGACCGTAGAAAACAATTCTTCAAAGGAGATATCCGAACGTTCGACGAGCAGTTCGGAAATGGTACCCATCTTTTCCTCGACAGAATACCTGTGGGGCGCGGTAAGTAAAGCGGGAATCTCAGCTTCGTCTTCCCGTTTTTCCAAGATCTCATTAAATGCGGAAATCAGGTCTAAAAGGCTTAGATCCAGCCAGGACTCGGACTCGTCTATAACCTGGTTGGTCTCTCTGGAAAATACTCCAGCCTGGACCTTATCCACATCCCCCATTTTCTGGGCGGTTAATTGGAATTTTTTATGTTCTAGAAGTTTTTCGACCAGTTCAGGTGGAAGAGGAGGATCATAATCTTCTTCTTCGAAACCTGGATCGGGTAATAATGCTTTAGATTTGAGATAAACTAAATTAGCGGCCATAAGAGCGTATTCCGCTCCCATGTCTATATGAATACTTGCAGAAATCTTAATGAAGTTTAGAAAGTCTTGGGTGATTTGAGAAAGGGATACTTCAAATATATCCACCTTATAACTTTCGATAAGAGACCAGAGAAGACTTAAAGGTCCCTCTGTAATACCACCTTCGGAATTGTTCCATTGAACTACGAAGGATTGTGTGGCGTTTTCTCTCTCCATCTCTTTATGAATTCAGTGCTTTTTCTGCCGCCTGTTGCAATCTTTCAGGTGAGAAAGGTTTTACTACGAAATCCTTCACTCCCATCTTGATCGCTTTCGCAAGAAGTTCTTCCTGACCAAGAGCAGTTACCATGATGATACGTGCTTTCGGATCTAATTTAAAAATTTCCTGGGCTGCTTCGATCCCGTCTTTTTCTCTCATGGTGATATCCATGGTGACTAGATCCGGCTTGATCGCTTTGTACTGATCAACAGCGATATTTCCGTTTTCGGCCTCGCCGACGATCTCATGCCCTCCGGCGACGAGTGCGTCCTTCACCATGGTCCTCATGAATTTTGCATCGTCTACTACGAGAATTCTGGCCATAATTTTAGTTTCCCCTTTCTTTAAGAATGGAAAGTATCCTTGATGTTATTGCGCTTACTGGTTCTACGAACTGAACCCCACCCATTTCGATGGCTTGGCGATTCATTCCGAAGATCACGGAGCTGTCCTCGTCTTGGGCAACAGTAGAAGCTCCAGTCTCTCTCATTCTGAGAGTCGCTGCCGCTCCATCTTTTCCCATGCCGGTCATAATTACACCGACTAAGGCGCTCCCGTATTCCCGGATTGCGCTGTCGAATAAAACTTCGACTGAGGGCCTGTGTCCATTTACCAACGCTTCCCTACCTAAGGCAATCCATTTACGTCCTGCCTTAGATTCGATCTTCAAATGTGCATCACCCGGCGCCACGTAACCTGTTCCGGGGCGAACTTCTTCTCCGTCCTCGGCTTCCTTTACTGTGATTTTAGAATGATCATTTAAACGAGAAGCAAAGGCTTTCGTAAAACCCACAGGCATATGTTGTACGACGAAAATTGGTAGATGAAAATTCTCCGGAAAATCAGAAAAAACAGTCTGTAATGCCTTCGGACCACCGGTCGATGTCCCAATACAAACCGCTTCTACGGTTTTCTTTTCATCTTTGAAAATTTTACTTTTGACCGTTTCTACGATTTTTTTGGGATCAAGCCCCGCATGACTTGGTCGTAAACTATCGAAATAAGCGAGTATTCTATTTTTGAGAACTGTTCCAATTTCTTCCGGATTAAATTGATTACTAGAAGAAGGTTTCGGAACGAAATCTATGGCTCCGTATTCTAATGCTTTGAAAGTTGCATCCGCTCCGTGTTGTGTCAAAACGGAAAGCATCATTACCGGAATACCCAATTTTCGTTTCTGCAGTTCTTGGAGTGCGGAAAGCCCATCCATCACAGGCATTTCCACATCTAAAATTACAATATCAGGTCGCAGTTTTGTCGCAAGTTCAATACAATCCACTCCGGTTTTACCCGTAGCTATAACTTGGATCCGACTTTCTTTTTTGATCTGGTCCGAAATAATATTTCGCACCAAGAGAGAGTCGTCTATAATCACGACCCGAATCGACCCGTCCGCAGGTGTTCCTACCACGACAAAATCCTAGTGTTTAAAATTTCGGAAGCAAATCCATGAGTTCATCAAAGTCCGGAAGGAATAAAAGTACTCCTAACAGGTTGTTTCCCTCATGATTAAATTCAGTGAGCATACTTAAGAACTTAGTTCTTTCCGGTTTAACTACATCCAAAACTTCTAAGAAGGTTCCTTCCACAAGTTCCGGAACATCCGGCATCACACCCACTTTCGCCTTATTGGAAATAGAGTTCAAAACGGAGGCACAAACAATGTTTGCGATCTCAGACAGAACACTTCTAGTATCATCATCCAAAGCATCTCCGCTCGGATTAGTATCTAAAAGTTCTCTGGCAAGATTTTTGGCATTCTCTCTGGAGAACATCATAAGCATGTTCCCGTTCAGATCTCCGGTCATTCTGACCTTCATTCCGTAGAATTTATCGTCAGAGAAACGGATCTCGGAAGCCAAACCTTCTTTATCATTCATGATAATTTCAGGAATAAACAGATCCACGTTCCTATTCAGGATCTGGGAAAGTACCATACCGGCATTCATCATACCTGTGTTTACCACGGATTCGATCTTCTTGATCTGTTCCTTGCTCAGGTTTCCGGTGAATTCCTTAGAGTGGGAAACGGACATCATTCTCTGTTTTTTCTGCTCTAAGAAACCTTCTATAATATGATCTGCTCTTTTTCTTTCTTCGTCGGAAACCGGAGAATCGGAA includes the following:
- the scpB gene encoding SMC-Scp complex subunit ScpB, with the translated sequence MIEALLFLSGEPLKLASIAKSIDCEKQEARDILDELILDYQEKDGGFVLREIAGAYQFSTNEKYSEILARLFKEKKREQLSRSSLDTLAIIAYKQPITLSEIDDIRGVSSRAMVTSLISKKLVKPVGNKEVPGRPALYGTTKDFLIHFGLNKLTDLPAPVEVKELKFENLDDLIENGQE
- a CDS encoding response regulator; the encoded protein is MARILVVDDAKFMRTMVKDALVAGGHEIVGEAENGNIAVDQYKAIKPDLVTMDITMREKDGIEAAQEIFKLDPKARIIMVTALGQEELLAKAIKMGVKDFVVKPFSPERLQQAAEKALNS
- a CDS encoding segregation and condensation protein A encodes the protein MERENATQSFVVQWNNSEGGITEGPLSLLWSLIESYKVDIFEVSLSQITQDFLNFIKISASIHIDMGAEYALMAANLVYLKSKALLPDPGFEEEDYDPPLPPELVEKLLEHKKFQLTAQKMGDVDKVQAGVFSRETNQVIDESESWLDLSLLDLISAFNEILEKREDEAEIPALLTAPHRYSVEEKMGTISELLVERSDISFEELFSTVKPEKAEIVAVFLAMLELCKQRIVSIRQHKTFGEIRIFLVGEPWNATKPA
- a CDS encoding protein-glutamate methylesterase/protein-glutamine glutaminase — translated: MVGTPADGSIRVVIIDDSLLVRNIISDQIKKESRIQVIATGKTGVDCIELATKLRPDIVILDVEMPVMDGLSALQELQKRKLGIPVMMLSVLTQHGADATFKALEYGAIDFVPKPSSSNQFNPEEIGTVLKNRILAYFDSLRPSHAGLDPKKIVETVKSKIFKDEKKTVEAVCIGTSTGGPKALQTVFSDFPENFHLPIFVVQHMPVGFTKAFASRLNDHSKITVKEAEDGEEVRPGTGYVAPGDAHLKIESKAGRKWIALGREALVNGHRPSVEVLFDSAIREYGSALVGVIMTGMGKDGAAATLRMRETGASTVAQDEDSSVIFGMNRQAIEMGGVQFVEPVSAITSRILSILKERGN